Part of the Longimicrobium sp. genome, CGGCGGAGGGTGGCGCCGGAACCTAGGGAACGGTGCCGACGCCCTGCGCGGGCGACTGAAGTCGCTGCAACAACCACACGAAGTCCGCCTGCGCGGACTGGCTTGCGGCGGTGTGATAATGGCTTGGGTGGCGCGCCCCGGCTTCGCGCCGCAGGTCCAGCAAGAAGATAGGCGACCTTCGGCAGGTCCGTTTCGCATGCAGGTGAAGCCCCCGACCGGGACGCGACAGCGGCTCGAGTCGGGGCTTTCCGCTGTTCTAGCGCGGGTTACCCCGCGCTTGGGACGGGCCCCTGCCTGCTTCATCGCGCTCTGGCGCGCTGGTGGTTCGGTAGACGGCAGGACACGGATCGGGTGCGTTTCGACTGTTCCCCGCACATGCCCCGGGCAGCCCCCTCTCCCCCGCTTCGCAGGGGAAAGGGAGAATTCGAGTGCGCCTGGGCTGGCCACGCGCACACTGCCATCCCATGCAGTCCGCGAAGGCGGACTTCGGGCCGTCTTTGCCGCGAATTTATTCGCCCCAGCAGAGCCGACGCCTCGGTTCCGGTGACCGTTGCCGTCCCCGCACGGGTCCTGCATGTTGGCCGCAGCCACTTCCCGACCACGACACCAGGACACGCGGATGATCAGGATCGTTCCGGCACTCGCTCTTCTGCTCCTGGCCGCCCCCGTGGCGGCACAGGAGCGCGCGTACTTTCAGCAGGGCGTCGACTACCGCATCGAGGCGACGCTGGACGAGGAAAGCGACGTGCTGCACGGCCGGGCGCGGCTGCGCTACACCAACCGTTCCCGGTCCACGCTCGACACGCTGTTCATCCACCAGCACCTGAACGCCTTTCGCCCCAACAGCGCCTGGGCCCGGCGCGAGCTGGAATACGGCGAGCGGCGCTTCACCGACCTGGGGCCGCAGGAGCACGCGTTCGAGCGCTTCACCTCGGTGACGGTGGACGGCGCCGCCGTGCGCCCCGCCTACCCCGGCGCGCCCGACTCCACCGTCGCCGCCCTTCCGCTGCCGCGCCCGCTGGCCCCGGGCGCGTCGGTGACGGTGGTAATGGACTGGGATGCGCGGCTCAGCACCCTTCCGCGGCGGCAGGGCAGGCGGGGGCGCCACTTCGACTTCGCGCAGTGGTACCCGCGCATCGCCGTATTCGACCGCACGGGCTGGGCGTACCAGGCGCTGCTGCCGCAGGGCGAGTTCTACGGCGAGTTCGGCCGCTACGACGTGACGCTTGACGTGGCCGCCGACCAGGTGATCGGCTCCACGGGGATCGCGGTGGAGGGGAACCCGGGCTACCAGAACGCCACGCTGGGCCTTTCCGTGCGCCCCGGCCCCGCGGACGGGCTGGGTCTGCTGGCGGGCGAGGCGGCGGCGGGGCGCAAGCGGGTGCGCTTCGTGGCGGACAGCGTGCACCACTTCGGCTGGAGTGCGGACCCGGCGTACATGCACGAGTTCGTGGAGCGCTCGGTGCTCGACGAGGCCAGGGGGATGCACGGCGTGGCGGGAATCCACGTGCTGTACCTGCCCGGCGACACCGCGTGGGACGAGAACGCCGCCACCCGGCGCACCTACGACGCGCTCACCTGGCTGGAAGGGGTGTTCGGCCCGTACCCGTGGCCGCAGCTCACCAACGTTCACCGCCTGGAAAGCGGCGGCACCGAGTTTCCCATGCTGGTGATGAACGGCTCGGCCAGCGAGGGGCTGATCGTGCACGAGGTGACGCACCAGTACCTGCACGGCATCCTGGCCAACAACGAGTGGCGCGAGGGATGGCTGGACGAGGGCTTCACCTCGTTCATGGTCAACTGGCGCCGCGAGCTGCAGGGCGACACCGCCGTCTGGCGCGGGACGATGGCGGGGCTGGAGCGGCTGGAGCGGACGGATTCCATCGAGGCGATCGGCCTGCCGGGCGCGGCCTTCTCGTCGCCCCGCATCTACAGCGCAATGACGTACACCCGCGCGTCGGCCGTTTTCCGCATGCTGCGCGAACTGGTGGGCGAGCAGACGTTCCGCCGGATCCTGCGGACCTTCTACGCGCGGCACCGGCTTCAGCACGTGACGGGCGAGGACTTCCAGCGCGCGGCGGAGGAGGTGAGCCGCCGCGACCTGGACTGGTTCTTCGGGCAGTGGATCGCCCGGACGGACCGGCTGGACTACGGCATCGCCCGGGCGAGCACCGCGCCCACGGGCGACGGGCGCTGGCGCACGCGCGTGGAGGTGCTGCGGATGGGGCAGGCGTGGATGCCCGTGGTGCTGCGCGTGGGCGACGCCACGCGTACCCTGGACTCGCGCGCCCGCCGGCAGACGGTGGAGGTCGTCACCCGTTCCCGCCCGGCCGAGGCCATGCTGGACCCCGAGTGGGTGCTGCTGGACCTGGAGCGCGCCAACAACCGCGCGGAGCTTCGCTGACGTGAACTGGATGCTGGTGGCGCTCGGCGGGGCCGCGGGCGCCGTCGCGCGCTACGCCGCGGGGCGGTGGGTGGGCGCGCCCGCCGGGGCCGGGTTCCCGTGGGCCACCTTTGGCGTGAACGTGGCGGGCTCGCTGCTGCTGGGCGTCGTGGTCACGCTGGTTCCCCCGGACGATCCGCGGCGCGCGCTGCTGGCGGTGGGCTTCTGCGGCGGGCTGACTACGTTCAGCACCTTTGGCTACGAGACGATGGTCCTGTGGCAGCACCGCGCGTACGGCGTGGCGGCGGCCTACGTGGGCCTCAGTCTGGTGTCCGGTTTGCTCGGTGTCGTGCTCGGAATGTGGAGCGCTACAAGGCTGGCGCCATGAGCGCGCATGTATTTTTTCCTGGCTCCGGTGCCGCTCACAGTGTATCTTTTCGCGGAGGATGATGAACCATGAGCAAGAGGAAGAAGATGCTCACCGCCGAAGAGATCAAGGCTGCCGCGCGTCAGATTCCGGAAGACGAGTCGAAGCCCGTGATAGACGGTCTCCAGGCCAGGCTGGAGGGCCGGCCCGAAACTGTGGATGATTGGGAAGATGAGTGGGCTGCCGAACTGGAACGGCGGATCGCTAAGGTAGATTCCGGGGAGGTCACTCCGATACCCATCGACGAGGCCATTGCGCGATGGGAATCGCTCCTGCGTTGAAGATCGTTGTGCATCCCGAGGCCGACATGGAAGTCGAGCAGGCGGTCGCGTTCTACAGAGAGCAGTCGGGAGAGTCTGCGGCCGCGGACGACTTCGTGGCCGAGATCAAGCATTTCCGCGGGCTCCTACGGGACAATCCGATGATTGGGAAGCCGTTTCGGCGGGTGGCGCGGCAGTTCGTCATCAAGCGGTTTCCATACAGTATCTTCTATCAGCTCCGGCCGGAGTCGATTCTGATTGCGGCGGTTGCCCACCACCGTCGGCGGCCCGGGTACTGGATGAAGCGTCTGCGGAACGGGTTCTGAGAGGTAGCCATTCCGCGGTGCGACCCGAGAAGCTCCTCGCGTGCCGGGGCGGGCGGGAACTGCTCGTCACGTCCTCGAAGTGAGCCGAGCGGTGACCCTCGGGTGTTTACCTTCCGCCGACGAAGAGAGGCGGTCCGGGCGTGCGTGCGGGCCGCAGCGGCGCGCCCAGCATGGCCGACGCGGACCCGCCGGGCGCGTAACCCGCGCCCGCAGGACGCCCGCACCTTTCCGGCGGGTAGGATTCTCGCAATGCATCCGCCCGCTCCGCCTTTCCAAACTCGAATCATGCAGGCCACATGCAGTTGCTTGCGATACGGCACGACCGAACCGTGGCGCGATGGATGTTGCGCCTCGCTGCCGTACTGCTGTCCCTGGTCTGTGCCGACCTTCACGCGCAGCCGTCGCGGGAGCGGCAGGCGGGCGTTCTGCTGCGGGTGGAAACGCCGGAGGGGCGATTCGCGGGCAACCTCGTCACTGCCTCGCCGGATACTGTCATCCTGCGATCGCCCGCGACGCCGGTGCTGTTCCGCATTCCCGTGCGGGACATCCTTCGCGTGGAGGAAGGCCTGGGGAGGCCTCCGCTCACCAGGCTGGGTGATCGAACGCGGACTGCAGGGCGCCGGGATCGGCGCCGTCGCCGGAGCGTTGTTCGGGCTGTACCTGCAGTCGGAGTCCGGCGCGAGCCTGGTGTGGTTCTCGACGCTCGTCGCCGCGGAGGTGGGTGCGATCACCGGCGGGGTCTCGGCGCTCACGGAACGGCGCCGGGAGCGATGGCGCGTGATCCAGCTTCCCATCGGCCCTCCGTGAGGCGCCTACCTTTCACCGCAGGCCCATCCCATGCGCGACATCCTGTGTATGATGCTCTTCTTCGCCGCGGTGGCGTGCGGCGGAGTCGCCGTGGTCTCGATCTTCGCTTCGGCGTCGGAAACGGCACCCGGAACGAGTTCGCGGAGCGCGCTGACGCGCGGCGCGTTCCTGGGCCAGAAGCGCTTCACCGAGCGGGGGCAGCGCCTTCGCCGGCGAGCCCTGATGTTTCAGCTGGCGGCAATGGCGCTGATGGTGATCCTCGTCCTGGCGTGCGCCGAGTTCTGAGTCGGCCGCCGGTTTTGTGGGGCGCTAGTCGCCGTCGGAGTAGCCCCACGGTGCGGGCGGCGGCGGGACGCGGCGGGTGAGGTCGAACTCCACGCGGAAGCGGCGGTCGGTGCCTTCGCGGCGCAGGGCGTAGGCGAAGCGCGCCCCCGGCACCACCTCCACCGTCCACACGTTGGTGACGGCCGCGGGAATGAGGGTGGCGGTGTGCGCGTCCGCATGGAATTCCTGCGTGGACGCTGTGCCCGGGCCGCGCGTGTCGCCGCCGTACTGCGTGACGCGGTCTTCGCTGCCGTCGGCGTGGCGGTGGTCGTGCTTCAGCCGAAGCCCGGCGGCCGTGCGGGTAATGATCCACGTTCGCGAGTGGTCGTCGCCCACGTGAAAGGGAACCTGCACCTCGGTTTCCGTACACCGGCGCACGTGCATCACCATCGGCTTGCCGGCGAACGCCGTGTCGGCGGGCGCGGAGCCCACCGCCATCCGTCCGCCGTACGCCCGCCCGCACAGTGCCTGCAGCGATGCCCAGAACGCGTCCTGCGGGGTGGCGGCGGCGGGTGCCGAGGCCCGGCATCCCATGAGCGCGGCACAGCACAGCACCATCATCGTTCCGCGCATCGATTCTCCACGTGGGGAATGTCCAGGACGGCGGAAGCGCCGGGCGGCGCTTCCGCCGCTCGTCAGGTGAAGTTGACGATGTCGGTGTACCAGAGGGCGAACAGCGCCAGGAGCACCAGCAGGAGCAGGAAGGCGACCATCCACCCGGTCTTGCCGCCCCGCCGCCGCACGGGGGCATGGTCGCGAGGATCGTGCACGGGGCCAGCATGCGCCCGGTTGTGCCCGGTGACGGCACCGGCCGGCTCACGGATTCCGCAGTGGGGGCACACCGCCGCCTCGCTGCTGACGCTTCCGCCGCATTCGCGGCACGGAACCATTGCCATCGCCACCTCCACCGTCTCGGGGAACCCGCGCATTTCAACGGGATCCGATGCGGGCAAGAGGTGGGCCGCCTGTCCGCTTCCGTGCCGCGCAAGACCTCGCATTTCACCCCCTACCCACGGGAGATCCGCGATGACACGCTTCGCAGTGAGCCTGGTGTGCCTCTCGCTGGCGATTTCAGAAGCCGCCTGTGCCGACACCGTCCCCGCCGCGCTGCCGGGGAGCACCGCGGCGGACACGACTGGTGCGCTCGCCGCGCAACGTGACTGGTGGCGCGCCTTCGCCACCGCTGACACGGCATACCTGCAGACCCACACGGCGCAGGATTTCTCGCTCACGCTGAGCAGCGGGCGGGCGTTCGACCGGGCGGCGATGCTCGAGCAGGCGGCAACCCACGTCAACGGCGGGCGCCTGGCCATGCAGTGGGCGGAGGAGTCGGTGCGCGTGGCGGCGCATCCCCTGGCGGTCGCCACCACCCGCGTGACGGAAACGGACGGGTCCACCTCCGCCGCCTACCGCTATCTGACCGTGCTGGAGCGCGGCGGCGGAATCTGGCGCGTTGCCGCGGCCCAGAGCACGCGCGAGCTGGTGTTCACGCCCCGGGTATCCGTCGACCGATCGGGTCCGCTCGGCGACTTCGCGGGGGGATACCGAACGCCGCGCGGACTGGTCCTTCGGGTGGAGGTGCGCGGCGCGGCGTTGGCGATGGTGGAGCCGTCCGGCGCCGAGATCCCGCTGGAGGCCATCGGCCCGGGGATCTTCGAGTTCCGCCAGCTGTCGCCCTCCAACGGTATGGTGCGGATGGTGTTCAGCCGCGACGCCAGCGGCCGCGTCGCCAGCATGACGCGGCTTATCAACGGCGAGGCGACGACGTTTCCGCGCATCCCCTGACGGCGACCTCTCAGGCTGGCGTCAGCCCGTGGCCGGGCTTTCCGTCCCATCCGCCGGCTCACGCGGAAGCAGCTCCATGCGGATGGCGTAGTCGTGGAAGCCCTGCGACCGCCAGAACCCGTGGCCGGTGTGGTTGCTGGCCAGCACGTCCAGCGTAACGCGGGCGTGCGGCGGGATCACCCGCGACAGCAGAACCTGGATGGCGCGCCGCCCCACGCCCTTGCCGCGGTGCTCCTTGAGCACGAAGAAGTGGCGGATGTACGCCGAATCTTCGTCCACGCTCACCATGGAATAGGCCACGGTGGCGCCCTCTTCCAAAAAGAGGACGGCCGTATAGTCGTCTTCGCGGATCCAGCGGAGCATGCGCTCCTCGAGCCGCCGCAGCGACATCCCTCCGCCGTCCCACTCGTCCTCGATCAGCTGGCGGTTGATGTCGGCCAGGAACGGCGCGTCTGCTTCTTCCGCGTACCGGAAATCCATCGTTCGTCCCGAAAATTGTGTTGAGTCGTCCCGCCTCCGCGGAGCGCGTTGGGGACGGCGGTTTTCGTGCCGCCCGCGCCCCAGCCGCGCCGGAAAGATACGCCCGGTGACAGCAGGCTGGACAGCGGCGACCCGGGTTGCGAACGACTGCCACGCCGCGAGCATTGAAGTTGAGAGTACCTCCGCGCTATCGTACTGCAGCCACGCTGGCTCACGCACGCGACGCGACGCACCGGAGATCCCGTTGGCCGATTCCCACGACTCCCCCTCGGGCACCGAACTGGACGCCGCCGCGCCCGCATCGGTGCCTTTTCGCGCCCCTGAGCGCGGGGCCTCGCGGGTAGACGACGAGCGGCTGACGGAGATCTTTGCGAACGCCCCCGCGCTGATCGCCGTGCTCCGCGGCCCGGACCACGTCTTCGAACTCGCCAATCCACCGTACCTGCGCCTGCTTGGCGGCCGCGACGTCGTCGGCCGGCCCGTGCGCGAGGCCGTGCCCGAGGTGGCGGAGCAGGGCTTTCTGGCCCTGCTGGATGGCGTGTACCAGAGCGGTGAGCCGTTCGTGGCGGTGGAGATGCCCATGCAGCTCCGCGTCATCTCCGGCGCTCCCCCCGAGGAGCGGTTCTTCAACTTCGTCTACCAGCCGCTGCGCGACGGTGATGGGCGCGTGGACGGCATCCTGGGCCACGGCGTCGACATCACCGACCTGGTCGTGGCCCGGCGCATCGCCGAAGAGCAGGCGGCGGAGCTGGAAGCCTCGGCCGACGAGCTGAAGACGGCGGGCGCGCGCCTGGCGGAAGAGGCACGGGAGCGGGAGCGCACGCTGGACCAGGCCCGCCGCCTGCAGCGGCTGACGGCGCTGCTGAACCAGGCGGTGAGCCCCGAAGCCGTGGCCGACGTGATCCTGGAGGGAGGGCTGGCCGCCACGGGTGCCGACGCCGCTTCGCTGGCCATCCTGCGGGCCGAGGCGGGGCAGTTCGAGATCGTGAGGACGGCCGGGTACGGCAAGGAGCTGGCGGACCGCTACCGCACCTTTCCGCTGGAGCCGGGGCGCCCGGTGTCGGAGGCGGTGCTGCGGCGCGAGATCATGCTGGTGGACTCGCCCGAGGCGTGGCGGGAGCGCTTTCCCGGGGCCCCCGAAGACCTCGTGCGGCTGGGATACCAGGCCTTCGGGGCCGTGCCCGTGGCCAGCGGCGAGCGCACCATCGCCGTGCTGTCGTTCAGCTTTCGCGTGCCGCAGGAGTTCGACGAGGCCACGCGCACCTTTCTGGCGACGCTGGGCGAGCAGTGCGGCCTGGCGCTGGAGCGCGCGCGCCTTCACGCGGCGGAACTGCACAACGCCGAGCGGCTGGCCTCGCTCCTGGAAACCATCCAGGATCCGTTCGCCGCGTTCGACCGGGAGCTGCGCTTTACCTACGTGAATCCGCAGGCCGAGAAGCTGTTGGGCAAGACCTCGGCGGAGGTGATGGGGCGCCGGATGGACGAGCTGTTCGCCGACGCGGCCCAGTCTCCCATGTACGCGGGCATCCACGAGACCGTCCGCACGGGCGAGCGAACGGAGGTGGAGGGGTTCAGCCCGGTGATCGGCCGGTGGGTGGAGGCGCGCATCTACCCCGCGCCGGACGGCGTGTCGCTGGTGTTCCAGGACGTCACCGAGCGCAGGCGCCGGGAAGAGGCCGCGTCGCTGCTGGCCGAGGCCAGCCGCGCGCTCTCGGCCTCGCTGGACTACGCGACCACCCTGCGCGCCGTCGCCCAGGCGGCGGTGCCTGCGCTGGGGGACTGGTGCGCGGTGGACATCCTGGCCAACCCGGGCGCGGAGGGCCCGCCGGAGATGGAGCGCGTCGCCATCTTCCACCGCGACGCCGCCAAGCTGGCCCTGGCGGAGGAGTTCACCTCGCTGTACCCCACCGACTGGTCGGGCGAGCAGGGGAGCGCGGGGGTGCTCAAGACCGGCACGCCCGTGATGGTGCCCCGCATCACGGACGAGATGCTGGCGGCCGGCGCCAGGGACGCGGAGCACCTGGCCATGCTGAGGCTGCTGCAGTTTTCCGCCTTCATCATCGTGCCGCTGGTGGCGCGGGGGCGCACCGTGGGCGTGCTCACCCTGTGCATGACCGAGTCGGGGCGCGGCTACGACGAGGCGGACCTGCGCGTGGCGGAAGACCTGGCGCACCGGGCGGCGATCGCCGTCGACAACGCGCGCCTGTTCCGCGACGCCGAGCGTGCCCGCGCCGAGGCCGAGGCCGCCAACCGCGCCAAGAGCGAGTTCCTGGCGGTGATGAGCCACGAGCTGCGCACGCCTCTGAACGCCATCGGCGGCTACACCGAGCTGCTGGCGATGGGCATCCGCGGCGCGGTGACGCCGGAGCAGGCGACGGACCTGGAGCGCATCCGCCGCAGCCAGCAGCACCTGCTGGGGCTCATCAATGAGGTGCTGAACTACGCCAAGCTGGAAACGGGCACCGTCCACTACGACGTCGGCGACGTGGACGCGCCCGGCGCCGTGGCCGAGGTGGAGTCGCTGGTCCTGCCGCAGGCCCAGAGCCGGCGCCACACGCTGGTGGCGGAGTGCGACGCGGGCGTGGTCGTGCGCGCCGACCCCGAGAAGCTGCGCCAGATCCTGCTGAACGTGGTGTCCAACGCCGTGCGCTTCACGCCGGAGGGCGGGCGCATCACCATCGGCGCGCGGACCGGCGGCGATGCGGTGGCGGAGATCACCGTCGCCGACACCGGCATTGGCATCCCCGAAGACAAGCTGGAGGCCATCTTCGAGCCCTTCGTGCAGGTGGGCCGCGGGCTGAACACCCCCGGCGAGGGAACGGGGCTGGGGCTGGCCATCAGCCGCGACCTGGCGCGCGGAATGGGCGGCGACTTGGTGGCCCGCAGCACCCCGGGGGAGGGAAGCGTGTTCACCCTCACCCTCCCGGCTGGCGGCTGAAAGTGAGGGGTGGGCGAGCGCACGGTTGTCATCCCGACGGAGCGGCCACGGTGAACCTGCCGGCGCACCGAAGCTGGCAGCGACCGAGGGATCCCACACACCGCGCGTTCCTGTTCGCCAGCAGCGGAAACACCGATTCCCAGGTGTTTTTCTTCGCAGGAAAGGGCGACAGGTTCGGCCCGGTACGGGAACCGGATCGGCGCATTCCGCGGATGCGGTGCGTCTCGCGGGCTGTGTGGCGGATCCCTCAGTCGCTGCGGTCTTTCGTGCAGGCGTCAGGTTTCGTGGGGCCGCTCCATCGGGATGACAATCGCGCCTCGTCGCGTGAGGCGCGCGTGCGGTGAAGGCCGGCTCTGAGCGGCTTCGCGAGCGGCGGAACGGGGCAAGCTGACCGTCCGCGTCTTCGGTTCGCGGCTTGCATCATGGAATGGTGGGCGCGCCGCGCACTCCTCCCAGGCGGGGCACGGCCGTTCGCGCCGTTCCCGCACGTCCCGTGTCGGCAGGGCGGACGGAGCGGGTGCAGGCGGACATCACTCGACATCGACGGCAAGGTACGATGCAGCACTCCGAGGACGAAGGACGCGAGACGGACGGCGGCAAGCGGCGGCCGATGCTCGCGGGGGTGGAGGTGCGCGAAGAAGACCTGGAGCCCACGAAGGGGCTCGAGGTCGCCACGGTCGTGGTGCGGGTGGCCGCCGCGGTGGTGCTGCTGCTGGCGCTCTTCCAGTTCGGCTACTGGTGGTTCGACCGGCCGCCGGGCGGCGTGGGGATGGGGCTGCTGATCGGCGACACCATCCGCCTGATCGTGTTCGCCGCGCTGCTGTGGGCGGGCGCCGACCTGGCGGGGGTGATGATCAAGACGCACTACGACATCCGCGCCTCGCGCATTCTGATGGCGCGGCAGACGTACATGATGAAGCAGATGGGCGTCGCCAAGGGCGCGCTCCCGCCCGAAGAGGCGGGCCATCGCCGTGCCGACGATGCCGACTAGCGGTACCCTGCCTTCCCCGACGGACTCCGCTCCGCCACCCGCGCCCGCCCTCGTACGGCGGGCGCCGGGGTGGCGCGTGCTGCCGCTGCTGGTGCTGGTGGCGGGGCTGGTGCTGTGGGCGTCGTCCAGCACGGGGCAGGCGGCCAACCCATTCCGCGGGCAGCGGCTGTACGTGGATCCGGCCTCGCCCGCGCGGCGGCAGGCGGTGGCGTGGCAGCGCTCGCGCCCCGCCGACGCCGCGCACATGATGCGCATC contains:
- a CDS encoding type II toxin-antitoxin system RelE/ParE family toxin: MKIVVHPEADMEVEQAVAFYREQSGESAAADDFVAEIKHFRGLLRDNPMIGKPFRRVARQFVIKRFPYSIFYQLRPESILIAAVAHHRRRPGYWMKRLRNGF
- a CDS encoding GNAT family N-acetyltransferase, producing MDFRYAEEADAPFLADINRQLIEDEWDGGGMSLRRLEERMLRWIREDDYTAVLFLEEGATVAYSMVSVDEDSAYIRHFFVLKEHRGKGVGRRAIQVLLSRVIPPHARVTLDVLASNHTGHGFWRSQGFHDYAIRMELLPREPADGTESPATG
- a CDS encoding addiction module protein — encoded protein: MSKRKKMLTAEEIKAAARQIPEDESKPVIDGLQARLEGRPETVDDWEDEWAAELERRIAKVDSGEVTPIPIDEAIARWESLLR
- the crcB gene encoding fluoride efflux transporter CrcB codes for the protein MLVALGGAAGAVARYAAGRWVGAPAGAGFPWATFGVNVAGSLLLGVVVTLVPPDDPRRALLAVGFCGGLTTFSTFGYETMVLWQHRAYGVAAAYVGLSLVSGLLGVVLGMWSATRLAP
- a CDS encoding nuclear transport factor 2 family protein; translated protein: MTRFAVSLVCLSLAISEAACADTVPAALPGSTAADTTGALAAQRDWWRAFATADTAYLQTHTAQDFSLTLSSGRAFDRAAMLEQAATHVNGGRLAMQWAEESVRVAAHPLAVATTRVTETDGSTSAAYRYLTVLERGGGIWRVAAAQSTRELVFTPRVSVDRSGPLGDFAGGYRTPRGLVLRVEVRGAALAMVEPSGAEIPLEAIGPGIFEFRQLSPSNGMVRMVFSRDASGRVASMTRLINGEATTFPRIP
- a CDS encoding ATP-binding protein → MADSHDSPSGTELDAAAPASVPFRAPERGASRVDDERLTEIFANAPALIAVLRGPDHVFELANPPYLRLLGGRDVVGRPVREAVPEVAEQGFLALLDGVYQSGEPFVAVEMPMQLRVISGAPPEERFFNFVYQPLRDGDGRVDGILGHGVDITDLVVARRIAEEQAAELEASADELKTAGARLAEEARERERTLDQARRLQRLTALLNQAVSPEAVADVILEGGLAATGADAASLAILRAEAGQFEIVRTAGYGKELADRYRTFPLEPGRPVSEAVLRREIMLVDSPEAWRERFPGAPEDLVRLGYQAFGAVPVASGERTIAVLSFSFRVPQEFDEATRTFLATLGEQCGLALERARLHAAELHNAERLASLLETIQDPFAAFDRELRFTYVNPQAEKLLGKTSAEVMGRRMDELFADAAQSPMYAGIHETVRTGERTEVEGFSPVIGRWVEARIYPAPDGVSLVFQDVTERRRREEAASLLAEASRALSASLDYATTLRAVAQAAVPALGDWCAVDILANPGAEGPPEMERVAIFHRDAAKLALAEEFTSLYPTDWSGEQGSAGVLKTGTPVMVPRITDEMLAAGARDAEHLAMLRLLQFSAFIIVPLVARGRTVGVLTLCMTESGRGYDEADLRVAEDLAHRAAIAVDNARLFRDAERARAEAEAANRAKSEFLAVMSHELRTPLNAIGGYTELLAMGIRGAVTPEQATDLERIRRSQQHLLGLINEVLNYAKLETGTVHYDVGDVDAPGAVAEVESLVLPQAQSRRHTLVAECDAGVVVRADPEKLRQILLNVVSNAVRFTPEGGRITIGARTGGDAVAEITVADTGIGIPEDKLEAIFEPFVQVGRGLNTPGEGTGLGLAISRDLARGMGGDLVARSTPGEGSVFTLTLPAGG
- a CDS encoding M1 family metallopeptidase encodes the protein MIRIVPALALLLLAAPVAAQERAYFQQGVDYRIEATLDEESDVLHGRARLRYTNRSRSTLDTLFIHQHLNAFRPNSAWARRELEYGERRFTDLGPQEHAFERFTSVTVDGAAVRPAYPGAPDSTVAALPLPRPLAPGASVTVVMDWDARLSTLPRRQGRRGRHFDFAQWYPRIAVFDRTGWAYQALLPQGEFYGEFGRYDVTLDVAADQVIGSTGIAVEGNPGYQNATLGLSVRPGPADGLGLLAGEAAAGRKRVRFVADSVHHFGWSADPAYMHEFVERSVLDEARGMHGVAGIHVLYLPGDTAWDENAATRRTYDALTWLEGVFGPYPWPQLTNVHRLESGGTEFPMLVMNGSASEGLIVHEVTHQYLHGILANNEWREGWLDEGFTSFMVNWRRELQGDTAVWRGTMAGLERLERTDSIEAIGLPGAAFSSPRIYSAMTYTRASAVFRMLRELVGEQTFRRILRTFYARHRLQHVTGEDFQRAAEEVSRRDLDWFFGQWIARTDRLDYGIARASTAPTGDGRWRTRVEVLRMGQAWMPVVLRVGDATRTLDSRARRQTVEVVTRSRPAEAMLDPEWVLLDLERANNRAELR